A region of Ornithorhynchus anatinus isolate Pmale09 chromosome 5, mOrnAna1.pri.v4, whole genome shotgun sequence DNA encodes the following proteins:
- the GRIK5 gene encoding glutamate receptor ionotropic, kainate 5 — MPAELLLLLIVAFARPGRPVLSSLRMAAILDDQTVCGRGERLALALAREQINGIIEVPAKARVEVDIFELQRDSQYETTDTMCQILPKGAVSVLGPSSSPASASTVSHICGEKEIPHVKVGPEETPRLQYLRFASVSLYPSNEDVSLAVSRILKSFNYPSASLICAKAECLLRLEELVRGFLISKETLSVRMLDESRDPTPLLKEIRDDKVSTIIIDANASISHLILRKASELGMTSAFYKYILTTMDFPILHLEGIVEDSSNILGFSMFNTSHPFYLEFVRSLNMSWRENCEASPYPGPALSAALMFDAVHVVVSAVRELNRSQEIGVKPLACTSSNIWQHGTSLMNYLRMVEYDGLTGRVEFNSKGQRTNYTLRILEKCREGHREIGVWYSNRTLAMNATTLDINLSQTLANKTLVVTTILENPYVMRRPNFQALSGNERFEGFCVDMLRELAELLRFRFRLRLVEDGLYGAPEPNGSWTGMVGELINRKADLAVAAFTITAEREKVIDFSKPFMTLGISILYRVHIGRKPGYFSFLDPFSPAVWLFMLLAYLAVSCVLFLAARLSPYEWYNPHPCLRARPHVLENQYTLGNSLWFPVGGFMQQGSEIMPRALSTRCVSGVWWAFTLIIISSYTANLAAFLTVQRMEVPVESADDLADQTNIEYGTIHAGSTMTFFQNSRYQTYQRMWNYMQSKQPSVFVKSTEEGIARVLNSRYAFLLESTMNEYHRRLNCNLTQIGGLLDTKGYGIGMPLGSPFRDEITLAILQLQENNRLEILKRKWWEGGRCPKEEDHRAKGLGMENIGGIFVVLICGLIIAVFVAVMEFVWSTRRSAESEEVSVCQEMLQELRQAVSCRKTSRSRRRRRPGAPARPSGLTLRAVRELRLSNGKLYSAAAAAGDPGGTGPQRLLDDPGPPAAPRPGACTHIRICQECRRIQTLRGPAGGTRGLPPPAPAPEEGVHKAGPPPNSGPPGPPGPLCGRGPDRTSAQTEPRLLLCVPGPMAATPDLPLRGT; from the exons CTGCGATCCTGGACGACCAGACGGTGTGTGGCCGTGGGGAAcggctggccctggccctggcccgtgAACAGATCAACGGGATCATCGAGGTGCCGGCCAAGGCCCGGGTGGAGGTGGACATCTTTGAGCTGCAGCGGGACAGCCAGTACGAGACCACGGACACCA TGTGCCAAATTCTGCCCAAGGGAGCCGTGTCCGTCCTCGGCCCCTCATCCAGCCCAGCGTCGGCCTCCACCGTCAGCCACatctgtggggagaaggag ATCCCCCACGTGAAGGTGGGCCCCGAGGAGACCCCCAGGCTGCAGTATCTCCGCTTTGCGTCGGTCAGCTTGTACCCCAGCAACGAAGACGTCAGCCTGGCTGTTTCCCGCATCCTCAAGTCCTTCAACTACCCCTCGGCCAGCCTCATCTGTGCCAAAGCTGAGT gccTGCTGAGGTTGGAGGAGCTGGTGCGCGGCTTCCTCATCTCCAAGGAGACGCTTTCGGTGCGGATGTTGGACGAGAGCCGGGACCCAACGCCGCTGCTGAAGGAGATCCGCGACGACAAAGTGTCCACCATCATCATCGACGCCAACGCCTCCATCTCTCACCTCATCCTCCGCAAG GCTTCAGAACTGGGGATGACTTCGGCATTTTATAAATACATCCTCACCACTATG GACTTCCCCATTCTGCACTTGGAGGGCATCGTGGAGGATTCATCCAACATCCTGGGATTCTCCATGTTCAACACATCTCACCCCTTCTATCTGGAATTCGTCCGCAGCCTCAACATGTCCTGGAGGGAGAACTGCGAGGCCAGCCCCTACCCGGGCCCGGCG ctgtcAGCGGCCCTCATGTTCGACGCCGTCCACGTGGTGGTGAGCGCCGTGAGGGAGCTGAACCGCAGCCAGGAGATCGGCGTCAAGCCCCTGGCCTGCACTTCCTCCAACATCTGGCAGCACGGCACCAGCCTCATGAACTACCTGCGCATG GTAGAGTACGACGGGCTGACAGGGAGAGTGGAGTTCAACAGCAAAGGCCAGAGGACAAACTACACGTTAAGGATCTTGGAGAAGTGTCGGGAGGGGCACCGAGAG ATCGGGGTGTGGTACTCGAACCGAACTCTGGCCATGAACGCTACCACGCTGGACATCAACTTGTCACAGACGCTGGCCAACAAGACCCTGGTGGTCACCACCATCCTG gagaacCCGTATGTCATGCGGCGGCCCAACTTCCAGGCACTGTCGGGCAACGAGCGGTTCGAGGGCTTCTGCGTGGACATGCTGCGGGAGCTGGCGGAGCTGCTGCGCTTCCGCTTCCGGCTGCGGCTGGTGGAGGACGGGCTCTACGGGGCTCCCGAACCCAACGGCTCCTGGACCGGCATGGTCGGCGAGCTCATCAATCGG AAGGCAGACCTGGCAGTGGCGGCGTTCACCATCACGGCCGAGCGGGAGAAGGTCATCGATTTCTCCAAGCCCTTCATGACCCTCGGGATCAGCATCCTCTACCGGGTGCACATA GGCCGGAAGCCGGGGTATTTCTCCTTCCTGGACCCCTTCTCCCCCGCGGTCTGGCTCTTCATGCTCCTCGCTTACCTGGCCGTCAGCTGCGTCCTCTTCCTCGCTGCCAG gcTGAGCCCCTACGAGTGGTACAACCCCCACCCTTGCCTGCGAGCTCGGCCCCACGTGCTGGAGAACCAGTACACCCTGGGCAACAGCCTGTGGTTCCCCGTGGGCGGCTTCATGCAGCAGGGCTCCGAGATCATGCCGCGGGCCCTGTCCACACGCTGCGTCAGCGGGGTCTG GTGGGCCTTCACCCTAATCATCATCTCCTCGTACACGGCCAACCTGGCCGCCTTCTTGACGGTGCAGCGCATGGAGGTGCCCGTAGAGTCGGCCGACGACCTGGCTGACCAGACCAACATAGAGTACGGGACCATCCATGCCGGCTCCACCATGACCTTCTTCCAG AACTCACGGTACCAGACGTACCAGCGCATGTGGAACTACATGCAGTCGAAGCAGCCGAGCGTGTTTGTGAAGAGCACAGAGGAGGGCATCGCCCGGGTCCTCAACTCCCGCTACGCCTTCCTCCTCGAATCCACCATGAACGAGTACCACCGGCGCCTCAACTGTAACCTCACCCAGATCGGGGGCCTGCTGGACACAAAGGGCTACGGCATAGGCATGCCCCTGG GCTCCCCGTTCCGGGATGAGATCACACTGGCCATCCTGCAACTGCAGGAGAATAACCGGCTGGAGATCCTGAAACGCAAATGGTGGGAGGGGGGGCGGTGCCCCAAGGAAGAGGACCATCGGGCCAAAG ggCTGGGCATGGAGAACATCGGGGGCATCTTCGTCGTCCTCATCTGCGGCCTCATCATCGCCGTCTTCGTGGCCGTCATGGAGTTCGTGTGGTCCACGCGGCGGTCGGCGGAGtcggaggag GTGTCCGTGTGCCAGGAGATGCTGCAGGAGCTCCGCCAGGCCGTGTCCTGCCGGAAGACGTCgcggtcccgccgccgccgccggcccggggccccggcccgcccctccggCCTCACCCTGCGGGCCGTCCGAGAGCTGCGGCTCAGCAACGGCAAGCTCtactcggccgccgccgccgccggggaccCCGGAGGGACCGGTCCCCAGCGTCTGCTCGAcgacccgggccccccggccgccccccggcccggcgcctGCACCCACATCCGCATCTGCCAGGAGTGCCGCCGCATCCAGACTCTGCGGGGGCCCGCCGGGGGCACCCGGGGcctgccccccccggccccggccccg gaggagggggtccaCAAAGCGGGGCCGCCCCCCAACTCCGGgcctcccgggccccccgggcccctctgCGGCCGAGGCCCAGACCGAACCTCGGCTCAGACCGAACCTCGGCTCCTTCTGTGCGTCCCCGGGCCGATGGCGGCGACGCCGGACTTGCCCCTCCGGGGCACTTAG